DNA sequence from the Nitrosopumilus sp. genome:
TTATGATTGAGGAAAAATTAGAATCATTAGGAGTTAGACTTCCAAATCCACCAATACCTGCAGGATCTTATGTACCAGCCATAAAAACAGGCAATTTGTTGTTTATTTCAGGACAAATTCCAATGGAAGAAGGAAAAGTGGTTTTCACAGGAAAAGTATCTGATGATAATTTAGAAACAGCCCAAAAATCAGCAAGAATGTGTGCAATTAACATTTTAGCTCAGATAAAAAGAGAGTTAGGTAGTTTAGATAAAGTAACAAAGATTGTAAAACTATCAGGATTTGTAAATTCAATGCCAGAATTTGTACAACATCCCAAAGTCATCAACCCAGCATCAGATTTGTTTTTTGAAATATTTGAAGAGAAAGGAAAACATGCAAGAGTTGCAGTGGGTGTTGCATGTTTGCCTTTGAATTCAATGACTGAAATTGATGCAATAATAGAATTTTCAGATTAATTAATTTGAAAGTTATCTCAAATAGATTTTTCATTTTTAACACCCAGATAAATCAAAAAATCAGAAAAAGAAAATCAGATAAGAAAACTCAAGGTTAAGAATATTGCTACAAATAAAGAGAAATAATTCATATACTCTCAAGATTTAGAAAGAAGATGCTAAAGATTTCATTGTTTATGATATTAGGTGTATCCATGTTTTCAACAGCAGTATTTGCAGAACCAACTTTAGAATTAGATGTGTCATCACAAGAAATCAAAGCACTAGATTCAATATGGATTTCAGGAAAAATCACTGAAGTATCCCAATTCAAACCAGTTAAACTAAAAATAATTGGTCCAGATGGGGCACTAGTTTTTGCACCACAATTAGCAATAAAAGATAATGGTGAATTTAAAAAATTACTTAATCCACCCATCCCAAGTTTCAAAGAAGGAACATATTTGGTGACTGCAAGTCATGAAGATTCAGAAATTACAGCATCAACACAATTTACTGTTACATCACAAGCAATTCCAAGAAATCCAGATGCAGTCATAATTAAAGAAAACCCAACAATAGTAAAGGAATTGCCAAAAACCACCAGCGGGATTACAATGTCAGCAGATGCAATCAATGGTTCAGATATCATTACAATTAACGGGAATACAAGTTATCGAGGAACAGATATCACATTAATTGTAAATTCACCTGCTGGAAATTTGGTGACAATTGCACAAGTAACGCCTGGAATTAATGGAGATTTTGAAATTGAAATTAAAGTAGGAGGTCCATTGTGGAAAGAAGATGGAATGTATACAATTACTGCAAATCAAGGTACAGCATCAGAACATAAGCAATCAATCAAAGTAGAGATAAAAGAAGGCGTAGTTGTACCAGAATTTGGAGTTATTACATCTTTGGTGTTGGCAAT
Encoded proteins:
- a CDS encoding RidA family protein, coding for MIEEKLESLGVRLPNPPIPAGSYVPAIKTGNLLFISGQIPMEEGKVVFTGKVSDDNLETAQKSARMCAINILAQIKRELGSLDKVTKIVKLSGFVNSMPEFVQHPKVINPASDLFFEIFEEKGKHARVAVGVACLPLNSMTEIDAIIEFSD
- a CDS encoding PEFG-CTERM sorting domain-containing protein; amino-acid sequence: MLKISLFMILGVSMFSTAVFAEPTLELDVSSQEIKALDSIWISGKITEVSQFKPVKLKIIGPDGALVFAPQLAIKDNGEFKKLLNPPIPSFKEGTYLVTASHEDSEITASTQFTVTSQAIPRNPDAVIIKENPTIVKELPKTTSGITMSADAINGSDIITINGNTSYRGTDITLIVNSPAGNLVTIAQVTPGINGDFEIEIKVGGPLWKEDGMYTITANQGTASEHKQSIKVEIKEGVVVPEFGVITSLVLAISIILIIVVSAKSKLAILPKY